One Triticum dicoccoides isolate Atlit2015 ecotype Zavitan chromosome 5B, WEW_v2.0, whole genome shotgun sequence genomic window carries:
- the LOC119307367 gene encoding protoporphyrinogen oxidase, chloroplastic-like produces MAGATMATATVAAASPLRGRVTGRPHRVRPHCATASSATETPAAPGVRLSAECVIVGAGISGLCTAQALATRYGVSDLLVTEARDRPGGNITTVERPDEGYLWEEGPNSFQPSDPVLTMAVDSGLKDDLVFGDPNAPRFVLWEGKLRPVPSKPGDLPFFSLMSIPGKLRAGLGALGIRPPPPGREESVEEFVRRNLGAEVFERLIEPFCSGVYAGDPSKLSMKAAFGKVWRLEEIGGSIIGGTIKAIQDKGKNPKPPRDPRLPAPKGQTVASFRKGLAMLPNAIASRLGSKVKLSWKLTSITKADNQGYVLGYETPEGLVSVQAKSVIMTIPSYVASDILRPLSIDAADALSKFYYPPVAAVTVSYPKEAIRKECLIDGELQGFGQLHPRSQGVETLGTIYSSSLFPNRAPAGRVLLLNYIGGSTNTGIVSKTESDLVGAVDRDLRKMLINPRAADPLALGVRVWPQAIPQFLIGHLDRLAAAKSALGRGGYDGLFLGGNYVAGVALGRCIEGAYESASQVSDFLTKYAYK; encoded by the exons ATGGCCGGCGCAACAATGGCCACCGCCACCGTCGCGGCCGCGTCGCCGCTCCGCGGCAGGGTCACCGGGCGCCCACACCGCGTCCGCCCGCATTGCGCTACCGCGAGCAGCGCGACCGAGACTCCGGCGGCGCCCGGCGTGCGGCTGTCCGCGGAATGCGTCATTGtgggcgccggcatcagcggcctcTGCACCGCGCAGGCGCTGGCCACCCGATACGGCGTCAGCGACCTGCTCGTCACGGAGGCCCGCGACCGCCCGGGCGGCAACATCACCACCGTCGAGCGTCCCGACGAGGGGTACCTGTGGGAGGAGGGACCCAACAGCTTCCAGCCCTCCGACCCGGTCCTCACCATGGCC GTGGACAGCGGGCTCAAGGATGACTTGGTGTTCGGGGACCCCAACGCGCCCCGGTTCGTGCTGTGGGAGGGGAAGCTGAGGCCGGTGCCGTCGAAGCCAGGCGACCTGCCTTTCTTCAGCCTCATGAGTATCCCTGGGAAGCTCAGGGCCGGCCTTGGCGCCCTCGGCATTCGCCCACCTCCTCCA GGGCGCGAGGAGTCGGTGGAGGAGTTTGTGCGCCGCAACCTCGGTGCCGAGGTCTTTGAGCGCCTCATCGAGCCTTTCTGCTCAG GTGTATATGCTGGTGATCCTTCGAAGCTTAGTATGAAGGCTGCATTTGGGAAGGTCTGGAGGTTGGAGGAGATTGGAGGTAGTATTATTGGTGGAACCATCAAGGCGATTCAGGATAAAGGGAAGAACCCCAAACCGCCAAGGGATCC CCGACTTCCGGCACCAAAGGGACAGACGGTGGCATCTTTCAGGAAGGGTCTAGCCATGCTCCCGAATGCCATCGCATCTAG GCTGGGTAGTAAAGTCAAGCTGTCATGGAAGCTTACGAGCATTACAAAGGCGGACAACCAAGGATATGTATTAGGTTATGAAACACCAGAAGGACTTGTTTCAGTGCAGGCTAAAAGTGTTATCATGACCATCCCGTCATATGTTGCTAGTGATATCTTGCGCCCACTTTCA ATTGATGCAGCAGATGCACTCTCAAAATTCTATTATCCGCCAGTTGCTGCTGTAACTGTTTCATATCCAAAAGAAGCTATTAGAAAAGAATGCTTAATTGATGGGGAGCTCCAGGGTTTCGGCCAGTTGCATCCACGTAGCCAAGGAGTCGAGACTTTAG GGACAATATATAGCTCTTCTCTCTTTCCTAATCGTGCTCCTGCTGGAAGAGTGTTACTTCTGAACTATATCGGGGGTTCTACAAATACAGGGATCGTCTCCAAG ACTGAGAGTGACTTAGTAGGAGCCGTTGACCGTGACCTCAGAAAAATGTTGATAAACCCTAGAGCAGCAGACCCTTTAGCATTAGGGGTTCGAGTGTGGCCACAAGCAATACCACAGTTTTTGATTGGGCACCTTGATCGCCTTGCTGCTGCAAAATCTGCACTGGGCCGAGGCGGCTACGACGGGTTGTTCCTAGGAGGAAACTACGTCGCAGGAGTTGCCTTGGGCCGATGCATCGAGGGTGCGTACGAGAGTGCCTCACAAGTATCTGACTTCTTGACCAAGTATGCCTACAAGTGA